GCGTTGATTGGCAATGACAATTAATTATTGCCATCATTAAATTTTGGCCATAACATACAATTTAACGACTTATCATTCCTTTAATTAGTGATCATTTTACTCTTGTGATTATTAATTTTGAGTAATACGTGTGgaataattaaacataataTTGACATGGATAATGAGTATAAAACCGTACTTGCTTGGTGTTTGAACAGCTGTGCTGTaggaaaaacaatcaaatgtCTTTACTTCTACCATAACCTAACCGTTGGCTTAAGTTCATGCTTTTTTCACGCGTAAGCTTATGTGAAGTGGCCCTTGACTAGTTGACGGAAACCTTTTCCGTTTAACCACACTTCTGAAGTTTCAGTGAACCTTTTTTATCTCAGAGTGCAGAAGCGGAacaaatttatgatttataACTATGCAAAAAGTTTTTAGATCgattttctttctattttcacAAGCTATCGggcagatgatgatgaagcgGTTCTGGTTCCGCTTTAGTTTGTACCACCCTGTGCTATTGACGTAACCCTCTCgtttgggtgatttttttttctttgcatatCGCGTTTCGCTTTTTACTTCGCTCTTTCGCTTTTATCGCGTTGCTTTCTGCTCATTATGCATTCGATTTTTTCTTACCGTCCAAGTTCTGCTGCTCTGTTGTGCGAGATTTAGAAAGAACATGTTCAACTTTTCTCGGCATCTCTCCCGCTGCATTAGCATATTAGCTTCGCTTACTTTTGTTACCCCATTCACTGGCTATGCGTGTAAGAATTTTCAGCGACATCTGCCGCTGCGTATCGTTCTTCGTGTGTTTTGGCCAGCGATAGGCCTTTTAGTGAGCGACTGTTTTTCTTACCGTATCCTCGCGTGAATCGATCGTATAACCTCGTCGTTGTCACTATAAATTTTGTATCCACCGTTTGACCTGATCCTTTGACATTTCGTCTGCTGGCCCATGTTCAAACTGGTTGGCGAAGTGTTTTCCTCTTATCTTACTATCAACAAAATTTACACATCACATTCTTCCTTCCGAAAAGATGCCTCCCGAAAGCAAAATGGATTAAAAGGGCAAAAAAACGATTCTTGTTTAGAgggaaacaaacaacgaaactGCAAACCCATCAACAGTATAAACCGTAAAATGCAGCATCACTGATTTGCTTTCAGGCGGCTTATTGTAGtgcttttctttcatttcaaacatttcaGTGGGATTAATCCTATAATTGAGTTTTAGTGGATAACAATTAATAAATCTCAATAAAATTCATTTGTATGCATAATGGGCTTAAATGAGCAGCAATTTGTGACTAATTTCGAGACTACGTACCACATTTATAAACTTTACTCTTGGTTGTCCATCGTTCCTCTATTGCTTTTATCGATCGTTAACACCTGTTTGGGAAGATTTTAATCTGAGGGAACACCGTAAACGCAAAGCTATGCATTTTATAATGTTGCGAAATTGGAAGACCCATGTTTTATCACACCTTAAATTAAACCGATCCCTCCTCCACTCCGATCACCTCGTGCTATGGACTCGAATGTagaatataaattataaaaaagacTCGACTCTCATCATAATTCATtgcttttgcaaaataataacattcAGTACATCAAGTGCACATGAAAGTTTTAACAAAACACGACATTTATCTGTAATTAAATTACTATCTGATAAATGAATCAGTATCTGGGGGACGGAATATTAAAAAGCGCCTGAAGATATGCAAACCGCATTACACTACAGTGATGAGCAAACTAATTTCGACGCTTCACAAtcttgaataaataaaatttccgAACTTTTGCAACAAAGTACAGGTAATTATAGATATTAAAACAGACTAACCATTAAAAAAGGCCCTTTCAAGTAATTGATGCCCTACAATTTTCCCTTATTAATGCATTTGAAGGTATTTATGAATTGATCCAAATACCATGAGGCACTTGCTTCTTTACAAgattatttcaacaaaaccccAGTTTTTTAAAACTATGCCAGCAGAAAAGCATAAAACGAAAAGTCTTCAATATTGCAtcgaataaattttatttatttgtgccGATCGTATCATCTCTTGCTACTTAAATAAGTTACGATAATCTGCAATCATGAGGAAACCGATTTTACTATGCGTTTTGCACCAAACTGCTCCTGGGGCTGCTTTTAGTCTTTTCCTTGTCTGTTACTGAGCCACGATCCGTTCTTCTCGCACCACGTGACTCAACACGGCAAGCATtaattctgtttttcttttagatATCCGCCGGAGAACATCGTTACAACAACCTTTGTTGTTCAATTATGCTTTTATGTGCATGCTTTTCGAATTGTTTGATGAATAAATCTAATCACAGTGGCAAGAGGAAAAGGAATGCATCCTTAAACGAAACCCTGTCTATAAATATCTTCACTACCGGCATACGGTCAGTACTACACAGTCCAATACAGTCACGTCCATTACGTCGTTCGATAAGTCACTGTTTCTTTTAGCCACTATCCTGTCTTTATGAAGTGAGTGTAATGTACTAAACCAGATGAAACTAAATATTAAATGAGTATTTTTTCACGCATACTGTTTCCCGTAGCTTCACGGCATGTGCCACTAACCGCTCGTTCGCTCGAATTTACTTCTTGCCAGGATTCTCCTGCCCGGTATAAAATCGCCTAGCAGCCGGACGACGGACACGAAGTCGACGCGAGCGATTGCGTGCACGCTGCAGCACCCAGCTTCCGTCCGGTTTTTGGAACAACCTTTGCGCTGGTAGTTCGTCCAGTGACCGACCGAATCCttccggtggcggtggtgccGGCCAATTGAAGTTCGCCGGCAAACCACTCTTCTGAGCGTGACAGTTCGGGATATAGAGTACCGGTATGAAGCCCAAGTAACCGGCCGGTTGCTGTTGACCCGGTTGATTTTGCTGGTCGGCCGGGCAGTTGCAGGGTGCCTGGGGCACATTCGGTGGAGGATAAGGATAAGGAACGAAGAAGTACGGATACTGCGATACGGCTATCTGATAATTCGGAGGCGGAGCATTGTTGTCACCACCGGATGACGATGGCGGAGATGAAGGTGACGATGGTGGTGGCGAGGATGAGGATGACGATGAGGCAGGCGGTGAGCTAGTATCGATCGGCTTCGTCGGTGGATACACGCCAATTGCAGTACCGGGTGATCCCGGAACGGGCGTAGGCTGCATTTCTTCTGGAGGCGGCACGGTTGTTGGTTCTGTGGGAATACAACAAAACCGTCAATACCTGTACGGACAGTTTTGAGCGGAAATTTTACATGCACTACTATTTCCTACACCCTTACATCCTACCCTACACCAACACCAGGCAAACATTTCGGATGCAAAAAAGATGGTGTAAGTCAGAGTGGCATACTACCTGGAACGACGGATGGAATCGAAATACTGGCGTTGTGCGTTAGCTGTGCACCTACTCCGACCGCTGTGTGATTAGCCTCGATTCCTGCGCCAACCGTCGTGGCGCTACTTACGTCGATACCACCGACCGAAACGTGCCCGGTATGATTAAGAGAGGTATCTATCAAACCTGCTTCGACGCCAACCGATACACCGACGGTTCCTGCTACAGTCACCTGCTGCGTGTCGATCATGTTCTGGCCACTGTGCGACACCTGTACGCCCTCTCCTGTCACCGTGACGTTTGACGTGTGCGTATGATCAATCGTCGCACCCAGGATGGAGGCGGATGCGTTCGCACCTGCAGTCGCCTGCACGCCGCTCGTCGAACCTATGGAACCGCCGATTGTGCCCGCCACACTATGGTTCGGTCCGGTATGGGAAGAACTCGCCGTGCCACTAATGCCGGCCGTTGATATACCAGCCCCTAAAGATATGCCACCTGCCATCGGATCGTGAATCGATCGATGAAAGTTCATTCGTTAGTTGTGGTAAGTAGCGCAGCACATGCGTGATGCAGTATACTCATCGGCAGGTATTTACCGTGCGATCCACCCAGGCCCAGCGATGTCTGTAGTCCCCCATTGCCCGGCTTAAACCCAATCCCAATGTGTACTGGATGTGTGCGGTGCGTGTGATGTGCATGTTTGTTGATCAGTGTTGGTGTGCATATCGGAATGCAAGTGCGTGGGTGAATGTGTTTATGTTGTCGTGATGTTGTCGTGTGGCGATCGTTTAAGAAAACGTGtaaaatgtttgtgtttgattaGTCACAACATCATTAGAATAAGGTATATAGGTaatattcaaattttccaTTATGACTCTACAACTACCACCGAGcattaaaatgtatttcataTTAAATTTTGTTGAATAGAAACTATACGTTGTAAGTGAAGGATCATCCTTCCGGGTGTAACACACTTTACCTCCATGTGGTGGACGTTGTCCTTGCCCCTGAGATTGTCCTTGCTGTCCTTGAGATTGGCCTTGAGATTGGCCTTGAGTTTGGCCTTGCTGTCCTTGAGACTGGCCTTGGGTTTGACCTTGCTGGCCTTGGGATTGACCTTGCTGACCTTGTCCCCAAGATACTTGCACCTGTAAATTGTGCTCTTCCTTGTTACCACTGATCGGTTTTTGATGTTGCCCTTGATGTTGACCCTGGAACTCTCCTTGCGATAAGCCTTGATGACTTCCTTGATGGCTGGTCTGATGCTGATTGTCTACTACCGGACCCTGATGTTGATGCTGATGCTCTCCCTGAACGATACGTTTGTTTGAATATAGAACCCTCCTTTCCCTTATTGCTTATCCCATACCTGATTCTGGCCGCTGTGTATTCCTTGGTGACTTCCCTGATGTTGTCCCTGGTGTTGTCCGGAACTAATAGGTCCTTGATGTGATCCTTGATGTTGCCCTTGATGCTCTCCACTGGAGCCTTGATGGCTTCCTTGATGTTGACCCTGATGCTGACCGGAACTGATCGGACCCTCATGTGACCCTTGATGCTGGCCTTGATGTTCCCCACCATGAAGGCCTTGATGATTACCTTGATGTTGTCCTTGATGCTGTCCAGAACTGACAGGACCTTGATGCGATCCTTGGTGTTGGCCTTGATGCTCTCCACTAGAGCCCTGATGGCTGCCTTGATGCTGACCCTGATGTTGTCCGGAGCTAATAGGACCTTGATGCGATCCTTGGTGTTGGCCTTGATGCTCTCCACTAGAGCCCTGATGGCTGCCTTGATGCTGACCCTGATGTTGTCCGGAGCTAATAGGACCTTGATGTGATCCTTGATGTTGTCCTTGATGTCCACCACTAGAGCCTTGATGACTACCTTGATGTTGACCCTGATGTTGCCCAGAGCTTATGGGTCCTTGATGTGAACCCTGATGTTGCCCCTGATGCTGACCCTGCCCATGCCCTTGTCCTTGGCCTTGACCCTGTTGTTGTCCTTGGCCTTGGCCCTGTTGTTGCCCTTGACCTTGACCCTGTTGTTGCCCTTGACCTTGACCCTGTTGTTGTCCTTGGCCTTGACCTTGTTGTTGTCCTTGGCCTTGACCTTGTTGTTGTCCTTGCCCTTGACTTTGGCCTGGACGTTGTCCTTGCCCTTGCCACTGACCCTGTCCTTGTCCTTGAACTTGTCCTTGATTTTGACCTGGACGTTGTCCTTGGCCTTGGCCTTGTATTTGTCCTTGTCCTTGGGATTGTCCTGGACGTTGCCCCTGCCCTTGCCCTTGTCCTTGCCCCTGTCCTTGCCCTTGTCCTTGACCTTGTGTCTGTCCTTGCCCTGGTCGTTGACCTTGCCCTTGACCTTGTCCTTGAGATTGACCTTGTCCTGGGCGTTGTCCCTGTCCTTGCCATTGGCCCTGATTTTGTCCTTGCCCTTGCCCGGAACCAGATCCTTGACCTTGTCCTTGACCCTGGCCTTGACCCTGGCCTTGACCCTGGCCTTGACCCTGGCCTTGACCCTGGCCTTGACCTTGCCATTGTCCTTGTCCTTGGTTTTGTCCCTGCCCTTGCCACTGGTTTTGCCCTTGCCCCTGTGCTTGTCCTTGACCTTGCCCCTGACCTTGCCCCTGACCTTGCCCCTGCCATTGTCCCTGTCCTTGTCCCTGTCCTTGTCCCTGTCCTTGTCCCTGTCCTTGTCCCTGTCCTTGTCCCTGCCATTGTCCCTGTCCCTGTCCCTGTCCTTGTCCCTGTCCTTGTCCCTGTCCTTGTCCCTGTCCTTGTCCCTGCCATTGTCCCTGTCCCTGTCCCTGCCCTTGTCCCTGTCCCTGCCCTTGTCCCTGTCCCTGTCCCTGTCCCTGTCCTTGTCCCTGTCCCTGTCCCTGTCCCTGTCCCTGTCCCTGTCCCTGTCCCTGTCCCTGTCCCTGTCCCTGTCCCTGTCCCTGTCCCTGTCCCTGTCCCTGTCCCTGTCCCTGCCCTTGGCCTTGCCATTGCCCCTGCCCTTGCCCCTGCCCTTGTCCTTGATTCTGATTTTGACCTTGTCCTTGTCCCTGACCTTGACTCTGACCTTGACCCTGACCTTGACCCTGGCCTTGATTTTGGCCTTGACCCTGGGATGGTTTATTTCCTATAATACAGTCAGTTTACGTAAATATCTAGAATACAGTGtgatcaattattttaaaaaccatTATACCTTGTGAACTGCCACTGCCACCGGTGCTTGGATTTGTTGGTGCTACAGAAATTTGTGCAGAACAAAAGTATACATTGTGCTATGACTATGTGCTTGCTATTTCGTGATACTAAACCTGCCGTGGTTCATTGCATCAATAAAACTAAACCACTTCTAACATACTTACCCGTCGGTGTGCTACCACCTGATCCATCCGGACGCATTCCGCCCGGAAACATGCCACATCCCTTGGGAAGATACAGCTCCGTCCACGGGCGCAACACTCCCCGCCGTCTTTCCTGTGGTTCATCTTCCGAAATCGAACTACAAAGGAAAGTGGAACAATGCAGGATGATTGAAAACTATTCCACTGTTCGAAAACCATTTGTCGTAACCGAATCGACAACACTTACTTGCTGTACTGTGTGGGAGCATCGACGAAAATTTCGACGGGTCGATTAGGTTCCACCACCCGGTAGCCGTGTGTATCCGCCACGTAGTGTGTTACACGCAACTGTCCGTTGGGATCAATATACCCATAGCAACCGTAAGTCACACCGTCAGGACCGCGCGTTTCGTGATGAAATTGTCCGTTCGGTCCTACCTCGTAACCATACTGATATGAACCTGCGGTAGAATGAAACACAATAAGTGAATATCTCGAGATCATTCGAGTCCACTTTCAATTCCTACTTACTTGTATTGAAGTTTGCTTCATGATATTGGGTTTTGCCGGGTTCATCAATCGCCACTATAACTTCTTGCTCAGCGCTAATTACGGTGGCAAGGACCATTACCATCTGTAATCAAGGTAGAAACCGAAAAAAATTATTGTTCGTCCATATAGTTTAATACAAAGATTAATGCATTATTTGTCAGATTATAAAAAATCCCATCTAAACATGGTCAAATCTCCAAACTGAGATGGATCTGCAATTGAAACGGTTATGTTCAAACATTAAGCCATCTTTTTTACTTGAAACGTTGAGCCGATGCAATTGATATTTCTTTAAACTCGTATTTTAATTGTTAAATTACGAGTAAatgattattaaaacaaaccaaatgaACAGCAGTATAATCGGTCCTGCGTACGAGGGTTTGATACGGATGGGGTTTTGAACCGCTCCTGTCGTGCGAAGACCGGCTGCCAATACACCACCCGAGCAGCCCCAAACGAACCATACAGCAAAGTTTAAACTATTTAATTCAAGTATCAATTCGCATATTACTGACAATGACTGACAAAGGACCACAGTAGTTACGTTTGAGCAAACTCAACACATTCAATGCCTTATTCGAGATCAAATATCGCGGCATGAAAGATGTCCTCCAGAAAGCGCACGCTTTCCAAATCGTTACAATCTCCACATTCCTGCTTCCCGGCCGTTCGCAAATCTTACAACCTGACATTTTCCCTTCTCTTTCGGAAGTGACAGTTGCCGGTGGCGGGTTGGATGGGGGGATGTGCCCCCCACCCGGTTGACATACAATTGTTTTCCTTGCGATCGAATCGCACCGATGTCCTCGGCTCATGTGCGTTAGGCGCCGGCGTTTGTCAAGCCGTTTGTTCTGACAGCAAGTCAGAAACCATCGGCATCCCAACgcaccacacaaaaaaaacccgaggAATTACATTGTTCATCAACGCTGGGTATCGATACGGGTGGTACATGGATGGGCCACAGCCAAGTATACGCCTGCTTGTCTTTCAGTTTTGCTCATACCGACCGATTGAGTGGATTTTTTTGTCATTCAGTGTACCAAAACCGGGTAAACGTTAGCTTCGGTTCAAATATCTGCGAACAAACGCACCGTAGCGTGTTGTACGGTTTGAAGGGTTTATTTGTCTGATGATCGATAAGGTGTTGACAGCGTGAATCGAGAccgaaacacttttttttttgttgtgcgacTTTCAGCTATACGTTGCACGATGCATTTGATGCTGGTGACGAAAAGATACAGATAAAGTGCCTAGATAAAACGAATCTGCCCCATTCCGGGTGTATGCTGCACTAAATATCAAGGTGGAGTTCGATTTGAGGCTGATTTAAGTGTGAAAAAACAGCGTAatcttaaattatttataattgtaATAAAGTATAATTTATGCTTTATGTTAATATCGATATTTTATAATGATTGCATGGTCCTCAATGTAACATATAGCACTTAAATCTATTTTAAACTATATAACTATAACTACTCTAACGATTGACATCAGAAAGTTATCTAAAGAACTTTTAGAAGGTAGAGTTTTAACGTGTCGAGCGTATGAGGAAGAATTAAAATTACGAAACAAGCACTACAAGAGTTCCTCAGAGTAGCTGTGTCACCTTCTTAAACCAACTCTTTAGTATTGGAGTAATTATATTAAATCTGGGCAACAGATATGGCGAATCAAtaacataaatttttattttgcaggGAATATGCTAAGCAGTGTATATCTAGCTAGTAATGTATACTGAGCTTGATAAAACAGTGGGTCGCTTTACTATTGAAAAATACATGGGTACTAGATGTAGGGTAATAAAAGGACTTGATGAAAAGATCAATTGTCCAAGCTGGGTGAGgatttttttaagaaaattgCAGATAATCGATGGGCAATGATTAAAGTAGTGATAATTGGAGCAACTCGTGGAATTCTAGTAAACTGTACGATAAGTTTTGTTACAAAAAGTGAGGATTATGAAAAGGAGAAATCCATCAACCAACCATCCAAtccattaaattaaaaactaatcACTAATCAAACTAATCAAAATTCTCAGACCATTTATCGTACGGCCTACTTTTAAAATCTCTATGCACGAAAATTGCTTTGctaggaaaaggaaaattctTTCCAGTTGTCGCCTCATATGTTATCGAACCAGTGACACATCGATCGACTAAGGACATCACTCAAAGCCAGACGTTTTAAACTCGTTTGAagtgtttgcttttgcccCACATGATTCGTGCGTTAACTCCATTGCAACAGTTTATCCTGTACCAATGTCTCGAATCAACTTTACCTTCATCCTATTCAGCATTTCGGGACTTCGTACTTCCATCCGAATGGTCGCTACCCACTCAAAGTACcactaaaaaaaaccttcaatcCTTTCGAGGTGGCCATTTGTCGGCTGGATTGTCTTTCAACTTTGGGCAACTACTGCTGTGCCGCCTTCATATTCGACCGACAATCTGGCAGCACACTTCAGACCCGTTTCAAAGTTTACACTTCCAGCAAAACCCACGTCAAACGAGTGGAAAAcaaagtggaaaataaatgcaaacgCAAGCAAAATTTCGCAACCACCCAAAACGCAAAACATCGTTTCCTTAATCCTGATCCCACCGCCGAGAAAACTCTTGATAGCATAATCTACCGGATGACTCCAACACTCACGTAAAGCTCTTTGTttgggatttgtttttttttcccaccatAATCAACAGCTAGCCATGGATGCGATTTGATGTAACCATTCGGTTGGTACCATTTCCAGGAAGGCTCGCCCATGCCGGATAAAAGGAAGGTGAATGTAAAGTGCAGAAAAAGGGATCTCTTTTAAAGTAGCTTGGCAAGATAATATGGTTTCAAATTTGATAGCATGATGGGTGCCATCGTTGGTCTGTGAGCGCTGGCACATGGCCGCCTATTGCCTACTGCCGTGTCGTGTTCATCACGGGTGGTAATACGAGTGTTTCAGCTCTAAGATGTAATTGAAGATTTTGTCGTAAACAATGATAGCGTTACTTGAATTGAAATGAGTTGCAATTGCTGCTTTTGCGTGAGGTTTGTGGTTGAAATTAATCTCATAAAACCGAACGACCTTCAAAGTTGTATAATTTCACAAATCACTTTTACGAATTTTTTGAGCAAATTtcggaaaagaaaattttttcacaacgatttaatataaaatcataaaatcaTCGGTCAATTAGTTCAATAGAGAAATTGTTAAATCAGTGAAGCTAGTGTACGATTGGAATCaagtttacgaaaaatttacaaaatacCATTCTTGAAATagtcattaatttttaataactaTTAATAAGCAAGTCTATTTAATCAAAGCTCATCATTTAATCTGTAAGTTAGTAAAAAAGAGTTGGactattaatatttttgttcttaCTGCGATCGAGGAATTCAAACAATTGCAGAATGTAGTATAAATTAGTAAATAGGGAATATATTCTAACCAAGGGCAAGGTATTAATGAAATGGGAGAATCTTAATTAAATctgttcaattcaattttcaaatgAGTATTACCTCTGATTCATGACATGACGCTCTcaattgttttagaaaataaatatctaACTTAtgcatttgcataaaatattaTGTGTCAATTTTCCAAAATGGCTAACATTTCAACAGTTCCATAAAATAAGAACGcccaaaagtatgcaataacCATTTCAAAATCTCATTTGTATTGTCTCTCTTCCTTCTTGACGTCACGACCTACTAGGTCAGCATCATGCCACCCAgtttaaagctttttttatGTGATGGGCTTTTAACAAACAATATAAAGTCATTTTCTGAGATACGCGAATTCGAGACACGCggatctttaaaaaaaatttcgtataatttagtatgaaaaattcaatttgtatttgtcaaatttaaattttccctcAAATACGTTGCATTttactttaataaaaattattgttGCTAAAATTTTACTCTGGTTgtcgaaataaacaaaacaatatctATTATTAATGTGCATCGAAACGTGCAAAGAAGACTTCGATCtctgaatactaaatataaacaatattgTAAAGTGAAGTCAATTTACGTGAATTCGAGTTACACGAATTTCTCTGGCACGAAGTATTctcgtaactcgggaaatgaaTATTAAGATAGAGATATTAACAAAAGTCATTCATCAACTAATGAACAATTGTTTAACCTAAAAAAACACTCGATAAGcttattattttcaataagCTAAAATGAACAACAGAATATCAATGTTTATCTCATTTACACATCTCATGTTTTTATGTAGCAAATGATAACAATCCACAGATTGAAATACGctccatcatcattatcgaaCTATCGTTTGCAAGAAGCAAAATCAACCACAACAGACCGGCGGATGGCTTTTATGCTAGATTTTCTTCGCCAACGTATGCTAGCGCAGCATAAATAGCGCAGTGTTCGTCGTATGTCTCCTTCTTCATTCAATTACAATTATACGCTGCAAAAGCACAACCCATATGAACGGTGCGGTAAGAATTGGATCCGCTTTCCTATCCGCAATACACAGGGaacattttaattcaattaatgtCTTGCACTTATCTTGTCGCCTTCCCGGACGCGTTCCGGTGGTACCGGAGGTACGGCCATGCTGGCGTGCTGATCCCGGTACAATCGCACGTTGCCCTTTGAGCCTCTTGGCGTTCTGTGGCATTGTGGACCTCCGTCAGTGAAACGAAGAAGCGTCCTGTAACATGATTATGCTGCTATTTCTTTATCACCTCAAACGCATATACGTGCTCGCTGCTCACCAAAGGAAGCAGCAAAAATCGATTCTTCTCATACAACACCGTAGCGACGGTGGCGGATGGATAAAAGCATAGAGCCGAGTAGGCTCACCAAGCGGAAGGGTAAACAAGGGACTGCATTATTTTGCCACCAAGTGGTAAATAGCAAACGTTTAATGGTTACACTGTGTACCGAAAGCATACGACATGGTCATGTTTAATGCAGGTCGTATGCACGTCCACCCTAGCCGCTAGCTTCCGTATAGCAGCACAAGCATACCACTATTTCCACTGGAAATAGTTCTATAGTCTAGAAATTCACTAG
The Anopheles moucheti chromosome 2, idAnoMoucSN_F20_07, whole genome shotgun sequence genome window above contains:
- the LOC128309814 gene encoding uncharacterized protein LOC128309814, whose protein sequence is MVLATVISAEQEVIVAIDEPGKTQYHEANFNTSSYQYGYEVGPNGQFHHETRGPDGVTYGCYGYIDPNGQLRVTHYVADTHGYRVVEPNRPVEIFVDAPTQYSNSISEDEPQERRRGVLRPWTELYLPKGCGMFPGGMRPDGSGGSTPTAPTNPSTGGSGSSQGQGQGQSQGQGQGQGQNQNQGQGQGQGQGQWQGQGQGQGQGQGQGQGQGQGQGQGQGQGQGQGQGQGQGQGQGQGQGQGQGQGQGQGQGQGQGQGQWQGQGQGQGQGQGQGQGQGQGQGQWQGQGQGQGQGQGQGQGQGQGQGQWQGQGQGQGQGQGQGQAQGQGQNQWQGQGQNQGQGQWQGQGQGQGQGQGQGQGQGQGQGQWQGQGQRPGQSQGQGQQQGQGQGQQQGQGQGQQQGQGQGQQQGQGQGQQQGQGQGQQQGQGQGQGHGQGQHQGQHQGSHQGPISSGQHQGQHQGSHQGSSGGHQGQHQGSHQGPISSGQHQGQHQGSHQGSSGEHQGQHQGSHQGPISSGQHQGQHQGSHQGSSGEHQGQHQGSHQGPVSSGQHQGQHQGNHQGLHGGEHQGQHQGSHEGPISSGQHQGQHQGSHQGSSGEHQGQHQGSHQGPISSGQHQGQHQGSHQGIHSGQNQGEHQHQHQGPVVDNQHQTSHQGSHQGLSQGEFQGQHQGQHQKPISGNKEEHNLQVQVSWGQGQQGQSQGQQGQTQGQSQGQQGQTQGQSQGQSQGQQGQSQGQGQRPPHGVHIGIGFKPGNGGLQTSLGLGGSHGGISLGAGISTAGISGTASSSHTGPNHSVAGTIGGSIGSTSGVQATAGANASASILGATIDHTHTSNVTVTGEGVQVSHSGQNMIDTQQVTVAGTVGVSVGVEAGLIDTSLNHTGHVSVGGIDVSSATTVGAGIEANHTAVGVGAQLTHNASISIPSVVPEPTTVPPPEEMQPTPVPGSPGTAIGVYPPTKPIDTSSPPASSSSSSSPPPSSPSSPPSSSGGDNNAPPPNYQIAVSQYPYFFVPYPYPPPNVPQAPCNCPADQQNQPGQQQPAGYLGFIPVLYIPNCHAQKSGLPANFNWPAPPPPEGFGRSLDELPAQRLFQKPDGSWVLQRARNRSRRLRVRRPAARRFYTGQENPGKK